From Actinomycetes bacterium, one genomic window encodes:
- a CDS encoding GNAT family N-acetyltransferase, with product MRGRAFHGGVQLTRPALRRLDPQALDPVDLAGGLAVYEAARRVDYPHMLPRTAQAWTADLVLGWDGEPPTAYVQRDGRGRAVGVLEVYLPERDNRHLAMLDVTVHPAVRRQRLGRELLEAGLDRARAASRGTVWVEGFDTAAARGFAARHDLQPAIVEVNRRQMMHDVDHDDVAAVVADATEHATDYELLRVTGPVPADLMDQMVVLVAAINDAPMDDLEFEDEVFSSDRLRAFDAGQVAKGGRLYRLVARHRATGVLAGHTVVAVDEDRPWHAGQLDTSVLAAHRGHRLGLLLKGSMVQWLAQTEPQLLEVDTWNAASNAHMIAVNERLGYQVVATATCYQTHV from the coding sequence ATGCGCGGACGGGCGTTCCATGGCGGTGTGCAGCTCACCCGTCCGGCGCTCCGCCGCCTCGACCCCCAGGCCCTCGACCCGGTCGACCTGGCCGGCGGCCTGGCCGTCTACGAAGCCGCCCGCCGAGTCGACTACCCGCACATGCTGCCCCGCACCGCGCAGGCCTGGACCGCCGACCTGGTGCTGGGGTGGGACGGCGAGCCGCCCACCGCCTACGTCCAGCGGGACGGCCGCGGCCGCGCGGTCGGCGTCCTCGAGGTCTACCTCCCTGAGCGGGACAACCGCCACCTCGCCATGCTCGACGTGACGGTCCATCCGGCGGTACGTCGTCAAAGGCTCGGCCGGGAGCTCCTCGAGGCCGGGCTCGACCGGGCCAGGGCAGCCTCTCGCGGCACCGTCTGGGTCGAGGGGTTCGACACTGCGGCGGCTCGCGGCTTCGCGGCGCGTCACGACCTGCAGCCGGCGATCGTCGAGGTCAATCGCCGGCAGATGATGCACGACGTCGACCACGACGACGTCGCAGCCGTCGTCGCCGACGCGACGGAGCACGCGACGGACTACGAGCTGCTGCGGGTGACCGGGCCGGTGCCGGCGGACCTGATGGACCAGATGGTGGTGCTCGTCGCCGCCATCAACGACGCACCGATGGACGACCTCGAGTTCGAGGACGAGGTGTTCAGTTCCGACCGGCTGCGAGCCTTCGACGCCGGACAGGTGGCCAAGGGCGGCCGCCTCTACCGGCTGGTCGCCCGGCACCGCGCGACCGGTGTGCTCGCCGGGCACACCGTGGTGGCGGTCGACGAGGACCGGCCATGGCACGCCGGGCAGCTGGACACCAGCGTCCTGGCGGCGCACCGCGGGCACCGTCTGGGCCTTCTGCTCAAGGGCTCGATGGTCCAGTGGCTGGCGCAGACCGAGCCGCAGCTGCTCGAGGTCGACACCTGGAACGCCGCGTCCAACGCGCACATGATCGCCGTCAACGAGCGGCTCGGCTACCAGGTCGTGGCGACGGCCACCTGCTACCAGACCCACGTCTGA